The Spirosoma radiotolerans genome has a window encoding:
- a CDS encoding 4'-phosphopantetheinyl transferase family protein, producing MTIILIGSGLPNFKSVNMQLYYATINALNPEAYQYYLHQLPDTEHSKVLKYRRPQDAYLSVLGKALLMRGLADNGYDDTLRDTYKVTEFGRPYMLNGPKFNISHSGIVAVCAISETPVGVDIENVTRMDIDVFEDHFIPEEWNLIQKATNPTAAFYTLWCKKEAVIKADGKGLSNSLTDVITLTDQTTLNETIYHTRLHFIYPDYIMATASTCGHEVIKLIQVDTI from the coding sequence ATGACAATCATCCTTATCGGTTCAGGACTACCAAACTTTAAAAGTGTTAACATGCAGCTATACTATGCTACGATCAATGCGCTAAACCCGGAAGCCTATCAATATTATCTCCACCAGCTACCAGACACTGAGCACAGTAAAGTTTTAAAGTATCGTCGGCCCCAGGATGCGTATTTAAGTGTCTTGGGGAAGGCGCTGCTTATGAGAGGGTTGGCCGATAACGGCTATGACGATACATTAAGAGATACGTATAAGGTCACTGAATTTGGACGTCCGTATATGCTGAACGGCCCCAAATTTAACATCTCCCACTCCGGCATTGTTGCAGTTTGTGCCATTTCTGAAACGCCAGTTGGCGTTGATATAGAGAACGTTACCCGTATGGATATCGACGTTTTTGAAGATCACTTCATACCGGAAGAATGGAATCTTATCCAAAAGGCAACAAACCCAACAGCTGCCTTTTATACATTATGGTGCAAAAAGGAAGCAGTCATCAAGGCAGATGGGAAAGGGTTAAGTAACTCCCTAACCGATGTTATCACCCTTACCGATCAAACCACGCTAAACGAAACTATTTATCATACGCGACTGCATTTTATATACCCCGATTATATTATGGCAACAGCCAGTACCTGTGGCCACGAAGTGATAAAGCTGATCCAAGTAGATACCATATAG
- a CDS encoding outer membrane beta-barrel protein: protein MKETISQQFIKTPGMKQATYLSTFLRRYLSLGMKSFTCVALFLLISFESYAQHTITGTVINENGHPFEFINVSLFRSGDTLPTQITQSTVEGIYQFRKITPGTYSIKTSFVGYDSALSNVFSVSDSNVTVAAIQVRPGTKSLAEVTITGTRLFLQQSVDKLVINVQNSPLSSGATALEVLQRVPGLQVTNDKVLMAGKTSVSILIDGRSSQYTDIGSVIRELPSSSIDRIEVITNPGASYDAQGGGLINIILKHNSLAGTNGTISLSGGYGRFNHSEVNAGIRNYYRYTPSVSLNHRRGAFNVFGSYSYLHRDIFEINLIKRYLKDTFYDQKNFNPSSYGYHSYRVGVDYYLDSTNTLGFLITGFNRSGNGNFENTSTNYSQSSGKVVESLTSRNNQSNINNTYEINLNWKHQFKRPGKALNIDLNNAHYLFDNESTIGVVSRNNGTYTNYQKARNSIRFQNLKVDYTSPLNRFAKVEAGAKSSFARITNDLRFRQDEQPDPGRSNRFVYTENINALYVNFIAKLRRWDFQAGIRAEQTISNGKTGDSVLVNRHYIKPFVTLLATRRLDSNLAITFQYSRRIDRPTYQQQNPFEFYIDPQTYIKGNPTLLPQLTHSGKLSLTYQNLPFFSINYDRTTNVIFQYAPQQRTVTEANGATRLISYTIADNIAQADAFSAQLNFPITFRKLVSGYGGGMLTRQHYRAIYQGDLFDRSKWAYTFYTEINFKLNNTLSSQLSGYYAGPSQFEFISAGRNSSVNIAVEQKILNNKGKIVLAGNDLFHDNRTIGLIRFQDINFAINQYSSTRNFRLTFSYLFGNQSIKGERKRKTGSEEETSRVKLTN from the coding sequence ATGAAGGAAACGATTAGCCAACAGTTTATAAAAACGCCAGGAATGAAACAGGCAACTTATCTCTCGACTTTTCTAAGGAGGTATCTTTCACTAGGCATGAAGTCGTTTACCTGTGTAGCCTTATTTTTACTGATCAGCTTCGAATCATACGCTCAGCATACAATTACGGGTACTGTTATCAATGAGAACGGGCACCCATTCGAATTCATAAATGTCTCGCTTTTCCGTTCCGGCGATACACTGCCTACTCAAATTACACAGTCTACGGTTGAAGGTATCTATCAATTCAGGAAAATTACGCCCGGTACTTATTCAATCAAAACATCGTTTGTCGGGTATGACTCCGCACTATCCAACGTATTCAGTGTATCGGACTCCAACGTAACGGTAGCTGCTATTCAGGTAAGGCCAGGTACCAAAAGTCTGGCCGAGGTTACGATTACAGGAACCAGGTTATTTTTGCAACAGAGCGTCGACAAACTGGTGATCAACGTTCAGAACAGCCCTCTTTCGTCAGGAGCTACGGCCCTGGAAGTATTGCAGCGGGTTCCAGGCCTGCAGGTTACTAACGATAAAGTCCTGATGGCGGGTAAAACCAGCGTTAGCATTCTGATTGATGGGCGCTCGTCTCAATACACCGACATTGGCTCGGTAATCCGTGAATTACCAAGTAGTAGTATTGATCGAATCGAAGTTATCACCAACCCAGGTGCCAGCTACGATGCTCAGGGTGGAGGGTTAATTAATATTATTTTAAAACACAACAGCCTGGCCGGAACCAATGGAACTATTTCATTATCCGGCGGTTACGGTCGATTCAATCATAGCGAAGTAAATGCGGGCATAAGAAATTACTATCGTTACACGCCCTCCGTCTCACTGAATCATAGACGGGGCGCATTCAATGTATTTGGCAGTTATAGTTATTTACATCGGGACATCTTCGAGATCAACCTGATCAAACGTTACCTGAAGGATACTTTTTACGACCAGAAGAATTTCAATCCGTCATCTTACGGCTACCACTCTTACCGCGTCGGCGTCGATTACTACCTGGACAGTACCAACACGCTGGGCTTTTTGATTACGGGTTTCAATCGCTCAGGGAATGGAAACTTCGAGAATACGTCGACTAATTACAGCCAAAGCTCGGGGAAGGTAGTCGAGTCGCTTACCAGCCGGAATAATCAATCCAACATCAACAATACCTATGAAATAAATCTAAACTGGAAACATCAGTTTAAACGGCCCGGCAAGGCGCTGAACATCGATCTAAACAATGCCCATTACTTATTTGATAATGAGAGCACTATTGGGGTTGTTTCGCGAAACAACGGTACGTATACAAACTATCAGAAAGCCCGAAACTCAATCCGTTTTCAGAACCTGAAGGTCGATTATACAAGCCCTCTAAACCGTTTCGCTAAGGTTGAGGCTGGCGCTAAATCAAGTTTTGCCCGTATCACAAACGATTTAAGATTCCGGCAAGATGAACAACCCGATCCTGGTCGTTCGAACCGCTTCGTTTATACGGAGAACATCAATGCTTTATACGTCAATTTTATCGCCAAACTCAGGAGGTGGGACTTTCAGGCAGGCATACGGGCTGAACAGACCATTTCGAACGGTAAAACGGGCGATTCTGTCCTGGTAAACCGACACTATATCAAACCATTCGTTACACTTCTGGCAACACGCCGACTGGATAGCAATCTGGCGATTACATTCCAGTACAGCCGCCGAATTGACCGGCCCACCTACCAGCAACAAAACCCTTTTGAGTTTTATATCGACCCTCAAACGTATATCAAAGGTAACCCTACCCTGTTACCACAATTAACCCACTCGGGCAAACTGAGCTTAACTTACCAGAACTTACCGTTCTTTTCCATCAACTACGACCGCACAACGAATGTAATTTTTCAGTACGCCCCTCAGCAACGCACGGTCACCGAAGCCAATGGAGCCACCCGCTTAATTAGCTATACAATAGCCGACAACATTGCACAAGCGGATGCATTTTCAGCACAGTTGAATTTTCCAATTACTTTCAGAAAGCTGGTGAGTGGTTATGGGGGCGGCATGCTAACCCGGCAACATTACAGAGCTATTTACCAGGGCGACTTGTTTGACCGGTCGAAATGGGCCTATACTTTTTATACTGAAATCAATTTTAAGCTAAACAATACGCTCAGTTCGCAGCTATCAGGCTACTATGCGGGGCCAAGTCAATTTGAATTCATCAGTGCGGGCCGTAATAGCAGTGTCAACATTGCTGTTGAGCAAAAGATCCTGAACAATAAAGGCAAAATCGTGCTGGCCGGGAATGACTTATTTCATGATAACCGGACCATCGGACTCATTCGATTTCAGGACATAAATTTTGCTATCAATCAGTATTCAAGTACGCGCAATTTCAGATTGACCTTCTCGTATTTGTTCGGCAATCAGTCCATTAAAGGCGAGCGAAAACGTAAAACAGGTTCGGAGGAAGAAACCAGCCGGGTGAAACTGACTAATTAA
- a CDS encoding amidohydrolase family protein: MKNTLLLLACLIGLITSLRGQSTSPRRPLPIIDVHVHAMKVNPSFAVEMCPWFLRDMPGGDPNQQMRAFLNTECAEPLQPAKSDQEMQTAVLNTMERLNMTIVAFGDPVILRKWKKAAPGRVIAGIGVSSPKEMTVQAFTDSLSSGFYQVMGEVAPQYQGLSPSDMSLDGYFAAAEKLNIPVGIHMGTGGNGMANLTQATYRASLGRPFLLEDMLARHPKLKLWVMHAGYPMIDEMIALMGANAYVYVDLAGFIWSYPQAEIHAYLKRLVQAGFGKRILYGTDLLVWPKLIETSLSVIENADYLSFDQKRDILFNNAVRFFRLDASKFK, encoded by the coding sequence ATGAAAAACACATTACTGCTATTGGCCTGTCTAATTGGCCTCATAACTAGTTTACGGGGACAAAGTACATCCCCCAGGCGACCGCTGCCCATCATTGATGTGCATGTTCACGCCATGAAGGTGAATCCTAGCTTTGCCGTCGAAATGTGCCCCTGGTTTCTTCGAGACATGCCGGGAGGAGACCCAAATCAACAAATGCGCGCCTTTTTGAATACCGAGTGTGCAGAACCCCTGCAACCCGCTAAATCCGACCAGGAAATGCAAACCGCCGTGCTGAACACCATGGAGCGACTTAACATGACTATCGTTGCCTTTGGTGATCCTGTGATTCTGCGAAAGTGGAAAAAAGCCGCCCCAGGACGGGTGATTGCGGGCATAGGCGTTAGTTCGCCCAAGGAGATGACTGTTCAGGCTTTTACCGATTCACTTTCGTCGGGGTTTTATCAGGTGATGGGCGAGGTAGCTCCGCAGTACCAAGGCCTTTCGCCCAGCGATATGAGTTTGGATGGCTATTTTGCCGCTGCCGAAAAGCTGAATATACCTGTTGGTATTCACATGGGAACAGGAGGTAATGGCATGGCAAACCTGACACAGGCAACCTACCGGGCTTCGTTGGGAAGGCCCTTTCTGCTGGAAGACATGCTGGCCCGCCATCCAAAGTTAAAGCTGTGGGTGATGCATGCGGGATACCCCATGATTGACGAAATGATCGCCCTGATGGGCGCTAACGCGTATGTCTATGTCGATCTGGCGGGTTTCATCTGGAGTTATCCTCAAGCCGAAATCCATGCTTATTTAAAGCGGTTGGTTCAGGCTGGCTTTGGCAAACGGATTCTGTACGGAACGGATCTACTAGTGTGGCCCAAACTGATCGAAACCTCCCTGAGTGTGATTGAAAACGCCGACTATCTGTCCTTCGATCAGAAGCGTGACATTTTATTCAACAACGCGGTGCGCTTCTTCCGGCTGGATGCCAGCAAGTTCAAATAG
- a CDS encoding SDR family oxidoreductase: MNLTNKTALITGGASGIGYAIASLLKEKGNQVILVGRNADKLKKAGEALGVGVIACDVSKEAEIEALVAELNQNYPTLSVLVNNAGVANLYQLGEGADAYKKALHEFGVNYFGPVLLTEKLLPLLKQQPEATIVNITSNVSFHPLVVLPTYSDSKAALHSHTVALRLGLAKNTAINVFEVMPSLVDTEATKDMGGHTGMAPLLVAETIAKGIEADQYEIYVGETANQRTAYFADPFQAIQDFNKGL; encoded by the coding sequence ATGAACCTTACAAACAAAACCGCCCTGATTACTGGCGGAGCATCGGGAATTGGCTATGCGATTGCAAGCCTGCTAAAAGAAAAAGGGAATCAAGTTATCCTGGTCGGACGAAATGCCGATAAGCTAAAGAAAGCTGGCGAAGCACTCGGTGTAGGTGTTATCGCGTGCGATGTCAGCAAAGAAGCGGAGATTGAGGCCCTCGTCGCAGAGCTCAACCAGAACTATCCTACCCTTAGCGTATTGGTCAACAACGCAGGTGTAGCTAATTTGTATCAGTTGGGAGAAGGAGCCGATGCGTATAAAAAAGCCCTACATGAATTCGGGGTAAATTATTTCGGTCCCGTTTTACTGACCGAAAAACTGTTGCCACTCCTCAAGCAGCAACCGGAAGCCACCATTGTCAATATTACTTCCAATGTTAGCTTTCACCCATTGGTCGTTTTGCCGACTTACTCCGATTCGAAAGCGGCCCTGCACTCACATACAGTAGCCCTGCGCCTTGGCTTAGCGAAGAATACAGCCATAAACGTGTTTGAAGTCATGCCTTCGCTGGTCGACACCGAGGCTACCAAAGACATGGGCGGCCATACCGGCATGGCTCCTCTTTTGGTGGCCGAAACGATAGCAAAGGGCATTGAAGCTGACCAGTATGAAATCTATGTCGGCGAAACAGCTAATCAACGAACTGCTTATTTCGCTGATCCTTTTCAAGCAATTCAGGATTTCAATAAAGGACTTTAA
- a CDS encoding winged helix-turn-helix transcriptional regulator — MKPIKPRSGCPLSYTLDFFGDKWSLLILRDMALGDKSTYGEFLSSDEQIATNILADRLSMLETYGFVTKQVAVDKKSKFTYRLTEKGISLVPVILEIGLWGSNFNPPGLNPRLLNALQQDKEGTIRRIQENLRSKL; from the coding sequence ATGAAACCAATAAAACCCCGATCAGGCTGTCCGTTGAGTTATACACTCGACTTCTTTGGCGATAAGTGGTCGCTGTTGATTCTACGGGATATGGCCCTGGGCGACAAATCAACCTATGGCGAGTTTCTGAGTTCGGACGAGCAGATCGCGACCAATATCCTGGCCGACCGGTTAAGTATGCTGGAGACGTATGGTTTTGTGACCAAGCAGGTAGCTGTTGATAAAAAATCAAAGTTTACTTATCGCCTGACCGAGAAGGGTATTTCCCTGGTACCGGTCATCTTGGAAATTGGCCTGTGGGGATCGAATTTTAATCCTCCTGGGCTGAACCCACGCCTGCTCAATGCCTTGCAGCAGGACAAGGAGGGTACCATCAGACGTATCCAGGAGAACCTGAGAAGTAAGCTGTAA
- a CDS encoding GNAT family N-acetyltransferase, which produces MIHPLDNPVWSALTSGNQAFALGNDQAKYYPPLIAPFVAVAEPTRVHFEALRDTIPYDQPVAMFTQESQLDPSPWVLVNRIDGFQMLFEGPTPEGQEAGVKLTDNDIHQMLALTKLSPPGPFLSRTIELGGYEGIFAGDQLVAMAGRRFDSGAHVEISAVCTHPNHTGKGYARRLIDSQIRQIRAEGKLPYLHVRADNSRAHSIYEQMGFVTRSEMVIYILAKR; this is translated from the coding sequence ATGATTCATCCGCTGGATAATCCGGTTTGGTCAGCCTTAACCTCAGGTAACCAGGCGTTTGCCCTAGGAAATGACCAGGCTAAATACTATCCTCCTCTAATTGCTCCGTTTGTGGCTGTGGCCGAGCCTACCCGGGTGCACTTTGAGGCTTTACGGGATACAATTCCGTATGATCAACCGGTGGCTATGTTTACCCAGGAGTCCCAACTTGACCCTTCGCCCTGGGTACTAGTGAACCGCATCGATGGCTTTCAAATGCTGTTTGAAGGGCCGACACCCGAAGGGCAGGAGGCTGGGGTTAAATTGACCGATAACGATATTCATCAGATGCTCGCCTTAACCAAGCTCAGTCCCCCCGGACCCTTTCTGTCGCGGACCATTGAGTTGGGTGGGTATGAAGGCATTTTTGCTGGCGACCAGTTAGTCGCTATGGCGGGTCGCCGGTTTGATAGTGGCGCTCACGTAGAGATCAGTGCAGTCTGTACGCACCCGAATCATACGGGCAAAGGCTATGCCCGGCGGCTGATTGATAGCCAGATTCGGCAGATTCGGGCTGAAGGCAAACTACCTTACCTCCATGTTCGAGCAGATAATAGCCGGGCGCATTCGATTTATGAGCAGATGGGCTTTGTGACCCGGTCAGAAATGGTGATCTACATTTTAGCAAAACGATAA
- a CDS encoding putative quinol monooxygenase: MSNLKISLLVEVRVKAEYLDEVKALCAATLIPTLTEPGCEVFYQTSKQGDPTMLVFFEVFVSKEAFDQHLEAPYTKAFFAGIQGKLADKPVSTLLQKL, from the coding sequence ATGAGTAATTTAAAAATTAGTCTACTGGTTGAAGTTCGAGTAAAGGCTGAATACCTGGACGAGGTCAAAGCCCTTTGTGCGGCCACGCTCATCCCAACCCTAACTGAACCAGGCTGTGAAGTCTTCTATCAGACCAGCAAACAGGGTGATCCCACGATGCTGGTGTTCTTCGAGGTCTTTGTTTCCAAGGAAGCGTTTGATCAGCACCTGGAAGCCCCCTATACCAAAGCGTTTTTTGCGGGTATTCAAGGTAAGCTGGCCGACAAACCAGTCAGCACCCTACTTCAGAAATTATAA
- a CDS encoding DHA2 family efflux MFS transporter permease subunit — protein sequence MSTTRLILLTTTVIAAAVMELIDISIVNVALSQMGGNLGATLEDTAWVITSYAIANVIVIPLTGFLAAWLGRRTYFIGSIALFTLASLLCGLSTNIWVLVAFRFLQGIGGGALISTSQVIVFESFPVNKRSVASAIFGIGVFTGPTIGPTLGGYILDITSWHWIFLVNVPIGVAVLIGSLLLVKEPAQRQVVKSIDYVGLLLLVVGVGSLQILLERGQEEDWFQTAYISYLTATTVVAIVGFIWWELRVSQPIVNLRVLRSPTLAVASVLTFVTGVGLFTSVYLTPVFAQRLLGFPTLASGLLLLPGALLAIVALILTARLLQTGVPTQLIIAFGFIIFIVFSWQMGHLSPNAGKGDFYGPLIFRGVGLALLTVPLTALALSGLSPAEVPQGAAFNNMMRQLGGSFGIAGTNTYLANRIAQHRTDLVTQLTDNDPETITWLTTASHRLVGQGATELGAIQQSYRLLDQTVTRQATVDSYLDAYLAIGLVFALAMPLILLVVRAAKPVTVSLSDH from the coding sequence ATGAGTACTACCCGTTTAATTTTATTGACGACCACCGTGATTGCGGCTGCGGTTATGGAACTGATCGACATTTCGATCGTCAACGTCGCGCTTTCCCAGATGGGGGGCAATCTGGGAGCCACCCTGGAAGACACCGCCTGGGTGATTACATCTTATGCGATCGCCAACGTGATTGTGATTCCCCTGACGGGATTCCTGGCGGCCTGGCTAGGACGACGGACCTACTTCATTGGCTCCATTGCGCTTTTCACGCTAGCCTCTCTGCTTTGTGGTTTATCCACTAATATCTGGGTGCTGGTTGCCTTTCGCTTTTTGCAGGGAATTGGGGGCGGGGCGCTGATATCGACCTCGCAGGTCATTGTATTTGAATCGTTTCCGGTCAACAAACGATCCGTTGCCAGCGCCATCTTTGGTATCGGCGTCTTTACGGGTCCTACCATTGGCCCCACGCTGGGCGGCTATATTCTCGATATAACCAGCTGGCACTGGATCTTTCTGGTCAATGTGCCGATTGGCGTAGCGGTCCTGATTGGCTCCCTGCTACTGGTGAAAGAACCGGCCCAGCGGCAGGTGGTCAAGAGTATCGACTATGTGGGGCTACTACTCCTGGTTGTCGGCGTTGGCTCGTTACAGATTCTGTTGGAGCGGGGTCAGGAAGAAGACTGGTTTCAGACAGCCTACATTAGCTACCTCACCGCCACGACCGTCGTAGCGATCGTTGGCTTCATCTGGTGGGAGTTGCGGGTCAGCCAGCCGATTGTCAACCTGCGGGTGTTGCGCAGTCCGACGTTAGCGGTGGCCTCAGTGCTCACATTCGTCACGGGAGTAGGGCTGTTCACCAGTGTGTACCTCACGCCCGTCTTTGCCCAGCGGCTCCTTGGCTTTCCCACACTGGCTTCGGGGCTACTCCTGCTGCCGGGTGCCCTGCTGGCGATTGTAGCCCTGATCCTTACGGCCCGTCTCCTGCAGACAGGGGTACCCACTCAGCTTATCATCGCCTTTGGATTTATCATCTTCATTGTCTTTAGCTGGCAAATGGGCCACCTCAGCCCGAACGCGGGAAAAGGGGATTTCTATGGGCCATTAATTTTTCGAGGGGTGGGCCTGGCTCTGCTCACGGTCCCGCTGACCGCCCTGGCGCTGTCGGGTCTTAGTCCAGCCGAGGTGCCACAGGGAGCTGCTTTCAACAACATGATGCGCCAACTGGGTGGCTCGTTTGGCATTGCCGGCACCAACACCTATCTGGCTAATCGCATTGCCCAGCACCGAACCGACTTGGTGACGCAGTTGACGGACAATGACCCTGAAACCATCACCTGGCTTACAACGGCCAGTCACCGATTAGTCGGTCAGGGGGCCACTGAGCTGGGGGCTATCCAGCAAAGCTATCGGCTCCTGGATCAGACCGTTACCCGGCAGGCGACTGTTGACAGCTATCTGGATGCCTACCTAGCTATCGGCCTGGTCTTCGCGCTGGCCATGCCGTTAATTCTGCTGGTGGTACGGGCAGCCAAACCGGTCACTGTTTCGTTATCCGACCACTAA
- a CDS encoding nitroreductase family protein: MSLVPALEWRYATKTYDPSKQLSAEQFGDLLRTVQLAPSSYGLQPYQFITITDPAKLEQISRAAFGQPQITTASKLLVVAVETNISEATVKNYIDKAASVRQTDRKNLEPREQFVNSKLNLLSPAQKISWAEKQAFLAVGILVSAAAEAGIDASPMEGFDRGQIDQILGLGEQNLQSALLFALGYRSSDDEFARIPKVRKTAEELFPTV; encoded by the coding sequence ATGTCATTGGTACCAGCCCTGGAGTGGCGATACGCCACCAAGACGTACGATCCGTCCAAACAACTCAGTGCAGAGCAATTTGGTGATCTGCTCCGTACGGTTCAGTTAGCACCATCTTCTTATGGCCTGCAACCTTACCAGTTTATTACCATCACCGATCCCGCGAAACTGGAGCAAATCAGCCGGGCTGCTTTTGGGCAGCCCCAGATCACGACGGCGTCTAAACTGCTGGTCGTTGCGGTGGAAACCAACATCAGCGAAGCTACGGTGAAAAACTACATTGACAAGGCAGCCAGCGTTCGACAGACGGACCGTAAAAATCTGGAGCCTCGCGAGCAATTCGTCAATTCAAAATTAAATCTGTTGTCTCCAGCCCAGAAAATTAGCTGGGCGGAAAAGCAGGCGTTTCTGGCGGTGGGCATTCTGGTGAGTGCAGCGGCCGAAGCCGGTATCGATGCTTCACCTATGGAAGGTTTCGACCGGGGCCAAATTGATCAGATTCTAGGTCTTGGGGAGCAAAATCTCCAATCGGCCTTGCTCTTCGCATTGGGCTACCGCTCATCAGACGATGAATTTGCCCGTATTCCTAAAGTGCGTAAAACAGCCGAAGAGCTTTTTCCAACGGTATGA
- the fabF gene encoding beta-ketoacyl-ACP synthase II, whose translation MMLHRVVITGLGAVTPLGHDVPTFWQNILAGHSGAAPITRFDASLFRTQFASELKGYSPAGYLSHADIKRTDRFTQYALLAADQAITDSGFDLTNMDPFDVGVIWGSGQGGMEVFEEEVRAYTLGDGHPRFSPFFVPKLIINMASGMISIRHGYMGINYTTVSACATSNTALMDAFTYIRLGKAKIIISGGSEAPITPASFGGFSALKAMSTRNDEPAKASRPFDVERDGFVMGEGAGALVLEEYEHAVKRGATIYGELTGAAMTADAYHMTATHPEGLGALKAMQLALAEAKLTVADLDYLNPHATSTSVGDLSETKAIAQLIGQQSTRMKISATKSMTGHLLGAAGAIEAIICLLSIRDGVIPPTINTTLIDPVIPNTLQIVLTDAIPARVNTAMSNTFGFGGHNGTVIFQKV comes from the coding sequence ATCATGTTACATCGAGTTGTTATTACCGGTTTAGGGGCCGTGACTCCCCTGGGTCATGATGTGCCAACATTCTGGCAGAACATACTGGCCGGTCACTCCGGAGCTGCCCCCATCACCCGGTTTGATGCATCCTTATTCCGGACACAGTTTGCCAGCGAACTCAAAGGCTATTCACCAGCCGGGTATTTAAGCCACGCTGACATCAAGCGAACGGATCGCTTTACGCAGTACGCGCTCCTGGCTGCCGATCAGGCCATTACCGATTCGGGGTTCGATTTAACCAATATGGATCCTTTCGATGTCGGCGTTATCTGGGGGTCTGGTCAGGGCGGCATGGAAGTCTTTGAGGAGGAGGTCAGGGCATACACGCTGGGCGATGGTCATCCGCGCTTCAGCCCCTTTTTTGTGCCCAAACTGATCATCAATATGGCGTCAGGGATGATTTCCATTCGTCACGGCTACATGGGTATTAACTATACAACTGTTTCGGCCTGCGCCACCTCAAACACCGCTTTGATGGACGCGTTCACCTACATCCGGCTGGGGAAAGCCAAAATTATCATTAGTGGTGGTTCTGAAGCACCCATCACACCCGCGTCATTCGGCGGGTTCAGTGCGTTGAAAGCTATGTCGACCCGAAACGATGAACCCGCCAAGGCGTCACGCCCTTTCGATGTAGAGCGGGATGGTTTTGTGATGGGCGAAGGGGCAGGGGCGCTGGTACTGGAAGAATACGAACATGCCGTCAAGCGGGGAGCTACCATCTATGGCGAATTAACCGGAGCGGCCATGACGGCCGACGCCTATCACATGACGGCCACACATCCTGAAGGGCTTGGTGCTCTGAAGGCCATGCAACTGGCCCTGGCAGAAGCGAAACTGACGGTGGCGGACTTGGACTACCTGAACCCCCATGCGACTTCAACCTCCGTCGGTGACCTGTCTGAAACCAAGGCCATTGCCCAACTGATCGGTCAGCAGTCAACTCGGATGAAAATTAGCGCGACCAAATCCATGACGGGTCATTTACTGGGCGCTGCGGGGGCTATCGAAGCCATTATTTGTCTGCTCAGCATACGAGACGGCGTTATTCCGCCGACTATCAATACCACACTCATCGACCCGGTCATTCCCAACACGCTGCAAATTGTATTAACCGACGCCATTCCAGCCCGCGTGAATACGGCAATGAGCAACACCTTTGGTTTCGGCGGCCACAATGGCACTGTCATTTTTCAAAAAGTATAG
- a CDS encoding TetR/AcrR family transcriptional regulator has protein sequence MNSELSKADRTRQFIIETTAGVFNTKGYAGTSIADLTEATRLTKGSIYGNFDNKEAVALAAFDYNLSLVRKAVQTQMSQATTCHEQLMVYAKAYQSFNERGFPVGGCPILNTATEADDTNSLLKDRAAKAVLSWKRTIIDIIKKGIASGEFSATAEPESTALAMIALIEGGIMIAKVTNNPASLNKVLKTVEALVNQLAT, from the coding sequence ATGAATAGCGAATTATCTAAAGCTGACCGGACCCGTCAGTTCATTATTGAGACGACAGCGGGGGTATTCAATACCAAAGGGTACGCCGGTACATCGATCGCCGACTTGACGGAAGCTACCCGACTTACCAAAGGCAGTATCTACGGCAACTTCGATAATAAGGAAGCCGTAGCTTTGGCTGCTTTTGACTATAATCTCTCGCTGGTTCGAAAAGCGGTTCAGACCCAAATGAGTCAGGCGACCACCTGCCATGAGCAGTTGATGGTCTATGCAAAGGCGTATCAAAGCTTCAATGAGAGGGGCTTTCCTGTGGGGGGGTGCCCCATCCTGAATACCGCTACGGAGGCCGATGACACGAACAGCCTGTTGAAGGACCGGGCAGCGAAAGCCGTTCTGAGCTGGAAGCGTACCATCATCGACATTATCAAAAAGGGCATAGCCTCCGGAGAATTCAGCGCTACCGCCGAACCCGAATCAACGGCATTAGCCATGATTGCCCTGATCGAAGGCGGTATAATGATTGCTAAAGTGACCAATAATCCAGCCAGTCTGAACAAAGTCCTTAAGACGGTAGAAGCCCTCGTTAACCAGTTGGCAACCTAG